The Salegentibacter mishustinae genome includes a window with the following:
- the lipB gene encoding lipoyl(octanoyl) transferase LipB, with the protein MNKKIDLQNLGYKDYKETWDYQESLFKEILDIKIKNRRQDLNEITPNYLLMVEHPHVYTLGKSGDIKNLLISETELEKKQATYYKINRGGDITYHGPGQLVGYPILDLDNFFTDIHKYLRFLEETIILTLADYGLKAERSKGETGVWLDVGTPFARKICAMGVRASRWVTMHGFALNVNADLGYFDHIIPCGIEGKAVTSLNVELGKKEIPLADVQEKILKHFAELFEAEFN; encoded by the coding sequence ATGAACAAGAAGATAGATTTACAGAATTTAGGATATAAAGATTATAAAGAGACCTGGGACTACCAGGAAAGTCTTTTTAAAGAAATTCTCGATATTAAGATTAAGAATAGGAGGCAGGACTTAAATGAAATTACTCCCAATTACCTCTTAATGGTAGAACATCCGCACGTTTATACCCTGGGGAAAAGTGGCGATATAAAGAATTTGCTTATTTCTGAAACCGAGTTAGAGAAAAAGCAGGCAACTTATTATAAAATTAATCGTGGTGGTGATATTACTTATCACGGGCCGGGACAGTTGGTAGGTTACCCGATTCTGGATCTGGATAATTTTTTTACCGATATCCATAAATATCTTCGGTTCCTGGAAGAGACAATAATTTTAACACTTGCCGATTATGGTCTGAAAGCGGAACGAAGCAAAGGCGAAACAGGAGTTTGGCTTGATGTGGGAACACCTTTTGCTCGAAAGATTTGTGCAATGGGCGTTCGCGCCAGTCGCTGGGTAACTATGCATGGTTTTGCTTTAAATGTAAATGCCGATTTAGGCTATTTCGATCATATTATTCCCTGCGGAATAGAAGGTAAAGCGGTTACTTCTTTAAATGTAGAACTCGGGAAAAAGGAAATTCCTTTAGCCGATGTGCAGGAGAAGATTTTAAAACATTTTGCTGAATTATTTGAGGCTGAATTTAATTAG
- a CDS encoding YqaE/Pmp3 family membrane protein encodes MSVWRVILSVLFPPLAVYDRGCGSILIVLILTVLGWIPGVIAALIILNNPGKGV; translated from the coding sequence ATGAGTGTTTGGCGTGTTATTCTCTCTGTTTTATTTCCTCCACTAGCGGTTTATGATCGTGGATGTGGTTCTATTTTAATAGTTCTGATCCTTACTGTTTTGGGATGGATTCCGGGCGTAATCGCTGCACTAATTATTCTGAATAACCCAGGAAAAGGTGTATGA